One Bdellovibrio bacteriovorus str. Tiberius DNA segment encodes these proteins:
- a CDS encoding HAMP domain-containing protein: protein MKTFRPRRKLIVNREVQFDVVMHVSLFVAVLFLAQLFAAWLFIGKIQELAGTGAFSMMSVQEFISRYKTVFLVYQLIPVLLGLVVGFWYFNRMTRRIVGPLFNIKRTVKRMADENLDSVEIHLRENDYFQDLAQDINVVLQKKPK from the coding sequence ATGAAAACATTCCGTCCGCGCCGCAAGTTGATCGTCAATCGCGAAGTGCAGTTTGATGTGGTCATGCACGTCAGCCTTTTTGTGGCTGTACTGTTTCTGGCCCAGCTTTTTGCGGCTTGGTTGTTCATTGGAAAGATTCAAGAGCTGGCCGGAACCGGCGCCTTTTCAATGATGTCGGTTCAAGAGTTTATTTCCCGCTATAAAACCGTTTTCCTGGTCTATCAGCTGATCCCGGTGTTGTTGGGGCTGGTCGTGGGCTTTTGGTATTTCAACCGCATGACCCGCAGAATTGTAGGTCCTCTTTTCAATATCAAACGCACGGTCAAGCGCATGGCGGATGAAAATCTTGATTCGGTTGAAATTCACCTGCGTGAAAATGACTACTTTCAGGATTTGGCTCAGGATATCAACGTGGTTCTGCAGAAAAAGCCGAAGTGA
- the rplK gene encoding 50S ribosomal protein L11, which translates to MAKKVTGMIKLQIPAGKANPAPPVGPALGQHGVNIMEFCKQFNARTQALGDSIIPIIITVYQDRSFTFITKTPPVSSLIKKALKLESGSKQPQKDKVGKINNDQIKQIATTKLPDLNCLKVESAMSQVAGTAKSMGIDIA; encoded by the coding sequence ATGGCAAAAAAAGTTACAGGAATGATCAAGCTGCAGATACCGGCAGGGAAAGCTAATCCAGCTCCACCCGTTGGACCGGCGCTCGGACAGCATGGGGTAAACATCATGGAATTCTGTAAGCAGTTCAACGCTCGTACACAAGCGTTGGGTGATAGCATCATCCCTATCATCATCACTGTTTATCAAGACAGATCGTTTACTTTCATCACAAAAACACCACCGGTGTCTTCTTTGATCAAAAAGGCGTTGAAACTGGAATCCGGTTCCAAACAGCCTCAGAAGGACAAAGTTGGCAAAATCAATAACGATCAAATCAAGCAAATCGCTACAACGAAATTGCCTGACTTGAACTGCTTGAAAGTTGAATCCGCAATGTCCCAAGTTGCTGGTACAGCTAAAAGCATGGGCATCGACATCGCGTAA
- the rplJ gene encoding 50S ribosomal protein L10 — MITRADKEQEIKLITEKFGKAKGAFIVDFKGIKVEQVTNLRKKLNAADSEMKVVRNTLAKRAFKDHPAIETAFANSMKGTNAIVFSYGEVNATAKALADFAKDVEILQIKSGVMDGAALDDAKIKFLATLPGKDQLRAMFLSTLLASGSALARCLNAYAEKLGGGAASTEEAPQA, encoded by the coding sequence ATGATCACTCGCGCAGATAAAGAGCAGGAGATTAAGCTAATCACGGAGAAATTCGGAAAAGCTAAAGGAGCTTTCATCGTCGACTTCAAAGGCATCAAGGTTGAGCAAGTTACTAACTTGCGTAAAAAATTGAATGCTGCTGATTCCGAGATGAAAGTTGTTCGTAATACTCTTGCAAAAAGAGCGTTCAAAGATCACCCGGCTATTGAAACAGCATTTGCTAATTCAATGAAAGGTACTAACGCCATCGTATTCTCTTACGGTGAGGTGAACGCGACTGCAAAAGCATTGGCTGATTTTGCTAAGGATGTTGAAATCCTTCAAATCAAGTCCGGTGTTATGGACGGTGCTGCTTTGGATGATGCTAAGATTAAATTCTTGGCGACACTTCCGGGCAAAGACCAACTCCGCGCTATGTTCCTCAGTACGCTATTGGCTTCTGGCTCTGCACTTGCAAGATGCTTGAACGCTTACGCTGAGAAACTTGGTGGTGGTGCTGCTAGTACTGAAGAAGCTCCACAAGCATAA
- the nusG gene encoding transcription termination/antitermination protein NusG, with product MEKKWYIVNVQTSCENTAKKAIEEKIKSSKMEEFFGEILIPAESVVELVKGQKQTKSRKFFPGYIFVQMFLNDETWHLVRNSSKVTGFVGGTKTRPPEVPEAEVLRVTQQMAGVAEKPRPKVKFAVGENVTVIDGPFSNFQGTVEEINEDKAKLKVLVSIFGRPTPVELDYIQVEKP from the coding sequence ATGGAAAAAAAGTGGTACATCGTTAACGTTCAGACCAGCTGTGAAAACACGGCTAAAAAAGCCATCGAAGAAAAGATCAAATCTTCCAAAATGGAAGAGTTCTTTGGCGAAATCCTGATCCCTGCGGAAAGCGTAGTGGAGCTGGTAAAAGGTCAAAAACAGACCAAATCACGTAAATTTTTCCCGGGTTATATCTTCGTTCAGATGTTTTTGAATGATGAGACTTGGCATTTGGTACGTAATTCGTCTAAAGTCACGGGCTTCGTGGGCGGCACTAAAACCCGTCCTCCAGAAGTTCCGGAGGCTGAAGTTCTTCGTGTGACCCAGCAGATGGCTGGCGTTGCTGAAAAACCAAGACCGAAAGTGAAGTTCGCTGTAGGTGAGAACGTGACTGTTATTGACGGTCCATTCTCCAACTTCCAGGGAACAGTTGAAGAGATCAACGAGGACAAAGCGAAGCTTAAAGTTCTTGTGAGCATCTTCGGTCGTCCGACTCCAGTTGAGTTGGACTACATTCAAGTAGAAAAACCATAA
- a CDS encoding TrmH family RNA methyltransferase, with product MKKNNSRPSGRNNSQRSQQGGRPQQGRPQGAGRPQGGRPQAHAPRENQIPRDWRVVIGTHAINEVLKVRPKQVKGFWIRQGFENSGDLRDMNDLALKHHIKVELKAEAVLEKFGPSQQGAAIFVDGAPEFDMAGLEGLDKSMVLILDGIEDPHNLGAILRTSWLVGAHGVLIPEDRAVGLTPTVHKVACGGVEHVPVEETTNFANYAEELKKQGYWIYGLSPRGKRSIFELELPDKVVWAIGSEDKGMRVTTERLCDELVFIPQASSSASYNASVATAMALTETLRQHAPRGNRKKS from the coding sequence ATGAAGAAAAATAACTCTCGTCCGTCTGGCAGAAATAACTCTCAACGTTCTCAGCAGGGTGGTCGCCCGCAGCAGGGGCGTCCTCAAGGCGCGGGTCGTCCGCAAGGGGGTCGTCCCCAGGCTCACGCTCCTCGTGAAAATCAGATCCCGCGCGACTGGCGTGTGGTGATCGGTACGCATGCGATCAACGAGGTGTTGAAGGTGCGTCCGAAGCAGGTAAAGGGCTTCTGGATCCGTCAGGGCTTTGAAAATTCGGGCGATCTGCGCGACATGAACGACCTGGCGCTAAAACATCATATCAAAGTTGAATTGAAGGCTGAAGCGGTGCTGGAAAAGTTCGGTCCGTCCCAGCAGGGTGCCGCGATCTTTGTCGATGGCGCTCCGGAATTTGATATGGCTGGTCTGGAAGGTCTGGATAAGTCCATGGTTCTGATCCTGGACGGCATCGAAGATCCTCACAACCTGGGTGCGATCCTGCGAACTTCCTGGTTGGTGGGGGCTCATGGGGTTCTGATTCCGGAAGACCGCGCGGTCGGTTTGACGCCCACTGTACATAAAGTGGCTTGCGGTGGTGTGGAGCATGTTCCGGTTGAAGAGACCACGAACTTTGCTAACTATGCGGAAGAACTTAAAAAACAGGGCTATTGGATCTATGGTTTGAGTCCTCGCGGAAAGCGATCTATTTTCGAATTAGAGCTTCCGGACAAGGTCGTTTGGGCAATTGGTTCAGAAGACAAAGGAATGAGAGTGACAACGGAACGCCTTTGTGATGAATTAGTATTCATACCGCAAGCTAGTTCTTCGGCGAGTTATAATGCCTCAGTGGCGACAGCCATGGCACTAACTGAGACCCTTAGACAGCATGCGCCGCGCGGAAATCGAAAAAAATCGTAA
- a CDS encoding acetyl-CoA hydrolase/transferase C-terminal domain-containing protein — MVQKPRQFHSFETAVDELLNTLGREIRIATPLGLGKPNQLINLLYNRVKELPERRLEIYTALSLDVPSPQSDLERRFLSPFLERHFGPDYPAFEYLKDRRHGELPRHIRIHEFYFQAGQALHTDSAQQDYVSLNYTHVAAYLVDCNIEVILQLVARRQTDQGPRYSLSCNPDLTLDVMDQYRKAGKKILLLGVVHPELPFLGTDAEVGPDYFDMIVDDPTQHRRLFALPRTPVDWTDHLIGFFASHLLEDDGTLQIGIGSLSEALVYSACLRHQQNADYEVLSEKIWQHRRHARELHLQREPFQKGLYGTSEMVMDGFMNLRKAGILKRQVQEPASKQMRYLHGAFFLGSTELYKWLRHLQGEEFDGLNMTRVSIVNDLYDGNELALRRQRRKARFFNTCMNVTLLGSAASDTLESGTVVSGVGGQYNFVAMAHELEGAHSVLMLRSTRLHKGRRHSNILWSHGQLTIPRHLRDIVITEYGIAYLRGKTDEEVIKELLNIADSEFQESLKIKAQKEGKLRSDYQIPEWARHNTPAELLNQARDAGFDRLFPPFAFGSDFTLDEELLALALGELRQAQEESLGKLLGLLKKGMKTEAIEYQDCLKRMELDRPRGLKERLFQKLVLGALEQSKGRITSAFSAEPR, encoded by the coding sequence ATGGTCCAGAAACCCCGTCAGTTCCATTCATTTGAAACGGCTGTGGATGAGCTCCTGAACACTCTGGGGCGTGAGATTCGTATTGCCACCCCTCTGGGATTGGGAAAGCCCAATCAGCTGATCAACCTGCTGTACAACCGGGTCAAAGAACTGCCCGAACGCCGTCTTGAAATCTACACCGCACTTTCCCTGGATGTTCCTTCCCCGCAAAGCGATCTGGAGCGCCGTTTTCTTTCACCCTTTCTGGAACGCCACTTCGGTCCCGACTACCCGGCTTTTGAATATCTGAAAGACCGCCGTCATGGCGAACTTCCCCGCCATATCCGCATTCATGAATTTTACTTTCAGGCGGGTCAGGCGCTGCACACCGACTCAGCCCAGCAGGATTACGTCAGTCTGAACTACACCCATGTGGCTGCGTACCTGGTCGACTGCAACATCGAAGTCATTTTGCAGCTGGTGGCCCGTCGCCAGACAGATCAGGGCCCGCGCTACAGCCTAAGCTGCAATCCGGATCTGACTTTGGATGTGATGGATCAATACCGCAAAGCCGGCAAAAAAATTCTGCTGCTGGGAGTGGTTCACCCCGAGCTGCCTTTTCTGGGAACAGATGCCGAGGTTGGTCCCGACTATTTTGACATGATCGTGGACGACCCGACACAACATCGCAGGCTTTTTGCCCTGCCACGAACCCCGGTGGACTGGACAGATCATCTGATCGGCTTTTTCGCCAGCCACCTGCTGGAGGATGACGGGACCCTGCAGATCGGGATTGGTTCGCTGTCTGAAGCGCTGGTGTATTCAGCCTGCCTTCGCCATCAGCAGAACGCAGACTATGAAGTGCTGTCAGAAAAAATCTGGCAGCACCGCCGCCACGCCCGCGAACTTCACCTGCAGCGCGAACCCTTTCAAAAAGGCCTGTACGGAACCAGCGAAATGGTGATGGATGGCTTTATGAATTTGCGCAAGGCCGGGATTCTGAAGCGTCAGGTGCAAGAGCCCGCTTCGAAGCAAATGCGCTATCTGCATGGTGCATTCTTCCTGGGATCCACCGAGCTTTACAAGTGGCTGCGCCACCTGCAGGGCGAGGAATTTGACGGGCTGAACATGACCCGCGTGTCCATCGTCAACGATCTTTACGACGGCAACGAACTGGCCCTGCGACGCCAGCGGCGCAAAGCCAGATTCTTCAACACCTGCATGAACGTCACCCTGCTGGGGTCGGCGGCCTCGGACACTCTGGAAAGCGGGACCGTGGTCAGCGGCGTCGGTGGGCAGTATAATTTTGTGGCCATGGCGCACGAACTGGAAGGGGCTCATTCGGTGCTGATGTTGCGCTCGACCCGATTGCACAAGGGCCGCCGTCATTCCAACATCCTGTGGTCACACGGACAACTGACCATCCCCCGCCACCTGCGCGACATCGTGATCACCGAATATGGTATCGCTTACCTGCGCGGAAAGACCGACGAAGAGGTCATCAAAGAACTGCTGAATATCGCCGATTCTGAATTTCAGGAGTCTTTGAAAATCAAAGCCCAGAAAGAAGGCAAGCTGCGATCTGACTATCAGATTCCGGAATGGGCCCGCCACAATACTCCGGCCGAACTTTTAAATCAGGCCCGCGATGCAGGCTTTGATCGCCTGTTCCCGCCTTTTGCATTTGGCAGTGATTTTACCCTGGATGAAGAACTGCTGGCGCTGGCATTGGGCGAACTGCGCCAGGCTCAGGAAGAATCCCTGGGCAAGCTTCTGGGCCTGCTGAAGAAGGGAATGAAAACCGAGGCTATCGAGTATCAGGACTGTTTGAAAAGAATGGAACTGGATCGCCCCCGGGGATTGAAAGAACGACTCTTTCAAAAGCTGGTGTTGGGGGCCCTGGAACAAAGCAAGGGCCGGATCACTTCGGCTTTTTCTGCAGAACCACGTTGA
- the pyrF gene encoding orotidine-5'-phosphate decarboxylase, giving the protein MNKNQRAHPMKNPIILALDVDTRDQALKIADDVSDIVGGIKLGPRLCLRYGMEFVKEMAQRAPIFLDNKHFDIPSTMEAAVRASFEAGASLVTVHALSGKEALTRMAAVEKELNQQRPFRILAVTILTSWDQDSLPVNMKSQPIAQHVTELATLVKDSGLSGVVCSPHELDLLQNRDLYLVTPGIRFSMQDSGDQKRIMGPKEALRAGASALVVGRPILEASNIKEAATDFVMAMYEEK; this is encoded by the coding sequence GTGAACAAAAATCAGCGTGCTCACCCCATGAAAAATCCGATTATTTTGGCTCTGGATGTCGATACTCGCGACCAGGCCCTGAAAATTGCCGACGATGTTTCCGATATCGTCGGAGGCATTAAGCTGGGGCCGCGTTTGTGCCTGCGTTATGGAATGGAATTCGTCAAAGAAATGGCGCAAAGAGCGCCGATTTTTCTGGATAACAAGCATTTCGACATTCCCTCGACGATGGAGGCTGCGGTGCGCGCCAGTTTCGAGGCGGGTGCGTCCTTGGTGACGGTGCATGCCCTGAGTGGCAAAGAGGCTCTGACTCGCATGGCAGCGGTCGAAAAAGAGCTGAATCAGCAGCGTCCGTTCCGCATTTTGGCGGTGACGATTCTGACTTCCTGGGATCAGGATTCGCTGCCGGTGAATATGAAATCTCAACCGATTGCCCAGCACGTGACGGAGCTGGCGACTTTGGTGAAGGATTCGGGCTTGTCCGGTGTCGTGTGTTCCCCTCACGAATTGGACCTTTTACAAAACCGAGATCTTTACCTTGTCACTCCGGGAATTCGCTTTAGTATGCAGGATTCCGGCGATCAAAAACGTATCATGGGACCTAAAGAGGCACTGCGTGCAGGTGCTTCAGCGCTGGTCGTGGGTCGCCCTATTCTGGAAGCTTCCAACATCAAGGAAGCGGCCACTGATTTTGTGATGGCAATGTATGAAGAAAAATAA
- the rplA gene encoding 50S ribosomal protein L1, whose protein sequence is MAGKKFAAVAKKVDSAKKYTVEEAFKLVVETAPAKFDESIDVALRLGIDPKQSDQQVRGAIALPHGLGKEVKVVVFAKGPKEAEAKAAGADFVGADDLVAKIQGGWLDFDKCIATPDMMATVSKVAKILGPRGLMPNPKIGTVTMNVGEAVTAEKKGKLDFRVDKAGIVHAGIGKKSMGDAKLKDNFMTLLGAIVKAKPASSKGIYLRSIAVASTMGPGVKIEPNAAAAATGANP, encoded by the coding sequence ATGGCAGGCAAAAAATTCGCAGCAGTCGCTAAAAAAGTTGATTCTGCAAAAAAGTACACTGTTGAAGAAGCATTCAAACTGGTTGTTGAAACAGCTCCAGCTAAATTTGATGAATCTATCGACGTAGCATTGCGTTTGGGTATCGACCCTAAGCAATCTGACCAACAAGTGCGTGGAGCTATCGCTCTTCCTCACGGTTTGGGCAAAGAAGTTAAAGTTGTTGTTTTCGCAAAAGGCCCGAAAGAGGCTGAAGCGAAAGCAGCTGGCGCTGACTTCGTAGGCGCAGACGACCTGGTAGCAAAAATCCAGGGCGGCTGGTTGGATTTCGATAAATGTATCGCGACTCCGGACATGATGGCGACTGTTTCTAAAGTTGCTAAGATCCTGGGGCCTCGTGGTTTGATGCCGAATCCAAAAATCGGTACTGTAACTATGAACGTTGGTGAAGCTGTAACTGCCGAGAAAAAAGGTAAGTTGGACTTCCGCGTTGATAAAGCAGGTATCGTACACGCTGGTATCGGTAAGAAATCCATGGGCGATGCTAAACTTAAAGATAACTTCATGACTTTGTTGGGAGCTATCGTTAAGGCTAAACCAGCATCTTCCAAAGGTATCTACCTTCGTTCTATCGCTGTAGCGTCCACTATGGGCCCAGGCGTTAAGATCGAGCCAAACGCAGCAGCTGCTGCAACTGGCGCTAACCCGTAA
- the secE gene encoding preprotein translocase subunit SecE translates to MEKANSKILTISFALAAILVGLTVSLLIKAFAGAFGVVARAADSDMVRHGIPVLAGFALFAALQFNPRVQAWGEEVVSEIRKVVWPSRKDTTAMTIACVVMVLISSVIISSFDLISGFLINFLMK, encoded by the coding sequence ATGGAAAAGGCCAACTCTAAGATTTTGACAATCAGCTTTGCACTTGCAGCTATCTTGGTCGGTTTGACCGTCTCTCTTCTAATCAAGGCATTCGCTGGCGCATTCGGTGTGGTGGCTCGTGCTGCTGACTCTGATATGGTTCGCCACGGGATCCCTGTTTTGGCAGGTTTCGCGTTGTTTGCCGCTCTTCAGTTCAACCCACGTGTTCAAGCTTGGGGCGAAGAGGTTGTTTCTGAGATCCGTAAAGTAGTTTGGCCTTCTCGTAAGGACACAACGGCTATGACCATCGCTTGCGTGGTTATGGTTCTTATCTCCAGTGTTATCATCAGTTCCTTCGATCTGATCTCTGGCTTCTTAATCAACTTTCTTATGAAGTAA
- a CDS encoding alpha/beta hydrolase-fold protein, producing MKFAVGMLAFSLVVFASNGFAGSQPVCGTQTTSLGDSYDYCVHTGNRQKTQDVVYYFHGLWGNARQFFEQRRDTSWVLKHWAQLGYEPSVVTVSFGEIWLLVNNQKFPLLPVFQNEMMPFLEGKVGGLGSGRRLLMGESMGGFNASQASLQLPATFSKVALLCPALTVIGPYSSQQDIDKYIARTKALRSRVNLMLGISREVFADEADWQNHNPFNLLSRYSGLIKPVFFVSTGLQDEFGFQEGSAEFVKAAQAAGMSATWSPLAGGHCKYNREAVAQFFLSRTR from the coding sequence ATGAAATTCGCGGTAGGGATGCTGGCGTTTTCTTTGGTGGTGTTTGCTTCAAATGGATTTGCAGGTTCGCAGCCGGTCTGTGGAACCCAAACGACTTCTTTGGGCGATTCTTATGATTATTGTGTTCATACCGGAAATCGGCAGAAGACTCAGGACGTGGTTTATTACTTTCACGGACTGTGGGGGAATGCCCGGCAGTTCTTTGAGCAGCGCCGTGACACGTCCTGGGTGCTGAAACACTGGGCCCAGCTGGGGTATGAACCGTCGGTCGTGACGGTGTCTTTCGGTGAAATCTGGCTGCTGGTCAATAATCAGAAGTTCCCGCTGCTGCCGGTTTTCCAAAACGAGATGATGCCGTTTCTTGAAGGCAAAGTCGGCGGCCTGGGCAGTGGACGGCGTCTGCTGATGGGGGAATCCATGGGGGGCTTTAATGCCTCGCAGGCCTCGTTGCAGTTGCCGGCAACCTTTTCCAAGGTCGCGCTGTTGTGCCCGGCTCTGACTGTGATCGGGCCTTACTCTTCCCAGCAGGATATTGATAAATACATTGCCCGCACGAAAGCGCTGCGTTCGCGCGTGAATTTGATGCTGGGGATTTCCCGCGAGGTTTTTGCTGACGAGGCGGACTGGCAAAATCACAACCCCTTCAATCTGCTTAGTCGTTATTCGGGTCTGATCAAGCCGGTGTTCTTTGTGTCGACAGGTCTGCAGGACGAGTTCGGCTTCCAGGAAGGATCTGCCGAGTTTGTGAAGGCGGCTCAGGCTGCGGGAATGTCTGCGACCTGGAGTCCCCTGGCCGGGGGGCACTGCAAATACAACCGTGAGGCTGTGGCGCAGTTTTTCCTAAGTCGCACCCGCTGA
- the rplL gene encoding 50S ribosomal protein L7/L12: MSLTNDQIVEALSAKTVLEIAELVKTLEEKWGVTAAAPVAAAAGPAAVVEEKTAFDVILVDAGANKINVIKEVRGLTGLGLAEAKALVEAGNKAVKEGATKEDAEKIKKALEAAGAKVTVK; encoded by the coding sequence ATGTCTCTGACTAACGATCAAATTGTTGAAGCGTTGTCTGCTAAAACTGTTCTGGAAATCGCAGAACTTGTAAAAACTTTGGAAGAAAAATGGGGCGTTACTGCTGCTGCTCCAGTTGCTGCTGCTGCAGGTCCTGCTGCTGTAGTTGAAGAGAAAACTGCTTTTGATGTTATCCTTGTTGACGCTGGCGCCAACAAAATCAACGTTATTAAAGAAGTTCGTGGCTTGACTGGTTTGGGTCTTGCTGAAGCTAAAGCCCTTGTTGAAGCTGGTAACAAAGCTGTTAAAGAAGGCGCTACTAAAGAAGACGCAGAAAAAATCAAGAAAGCTCTTGAAGCTGCGGGCGCGAAAGTTACTGTTAAGTAA
- the tuf gene encoding elongation factor Tu, giving the protein MSKEKFTRNKPHVNIGTIGHVDHGKTTLTAAITTTLAAAGKAQAMAYDQIDKSPEEKARGITISTTHVEYETDNRHYAHVDCPGHADYVKNMITGAAQMDGAILVVSSADGPMPQTREHILLARQVGVPALVVFMNKVDMVDDKELLELVELEVRELLSKYEFPGDDIPVVKGSALKALEGDQSEIGRPAIMKLMDACDTYIPAPVRAVDKTFLMPVEDVFSISGRGTVVTGRVERGIVKVGDEIEIVGIRPTQKTTVTGIEMFRKLLDEGQAGDNCGVLLRGTKKEDVERGQVLVKPGTVKPHKKFKAEAYILTKEEGGRHTPFFNGYRPQFYFRTTDVTGVCTLKAGTEMVMPGDKIEVSVELIAPIAMEKELRFAIREGGRTVGAGVVTEILE; this is encoded by the coding sequence ATGTCTAAAGAGAAATTTACACGTAATAAACCGCACGTAAATATCGGCACAATCGGTCACGTCGATCATGGTAAAACAACTTTGACTGCTGCTATCACTACTACTCTTGCAGCAGCTGGTAAAGCTCAAGCGATGGCTTACGATCAAATCGATAAGTCTCCAGAAGAAAAAGCTCGTGGTATCACGATCTCCACTACTCACGTTGAGTACGAAACTGACAACCGTCACTACGCTCACGTTGACTGCCCGGGTCACGCTGACTACGTAAAAAACATGATCACTGGTGCCGCTCAAATGGACGGAGCTATCTTGGTAGTTTCTTCTGCTGACGGTCCAATGCCACAAACTCGTGAGCACATCCTTCTTGCACGTCAAGTAGGTGTTCCTGCTCTAGTTGTATTCATGAACAAAGTTGACATGGTTGACGATAAAGAACTTCTTGAGCTAGTTGAGCTTGAAGTTCGTGAGCTTCTGTCCAAATACGAATTCCCTGGCGATGATATCCCAGTTGTAAAAGGTTCTGCATTGAAAGCTCTTGAAGGCGATCAATCTGAAATCGGTCGTCCAGCTATCATGAAATTGATGGATGCTTGCGATACTTATATCCCAGCTCCAGTTCGTGCAGTTGATAAGACTTTCTTGATGCCAGTAGAGGACGTATTCTCTATCTCTGGTCGTGGTACAGTTGTTACTGGCCGTGTAGAGCGTGGTATCGTTAAAGTTGGTGACGAGATCGAAATCGTTGGTATTCGTCCAACTCAAAAAACTACTGTAACTGGTATCGAGATGTTCCGTAAACTTCTTGATGAAGGTCAAGCAGGGGACAACTGCGGTGTTCTTCTTCGTGGTACTAAAAAAGAAGACGTTGAACGTGGCCAAGTACTTGTTAAACCAGGTACAGTTAAACCACACAAAAAATTCAAAGCTGAAGCGTACATCCTGACTAAAGAAGAAGGCGGACGTCACACTCCATTCTTCAACGGTTACCGTCCTCAGTTCTACTTCCGTACTACAGACGTTACTGGCGTTTGTACTTTGAAAGCTGGAACTGAAATGGTTATGCCTGGTGATAAGATCGAAGTTTCTGTTGAACTTATCGCTCCTATCGCTATGGAAAAAGAGCTTCGCTTCGCGATCCGTGAAGGCGGTCGTACAGTTGGAGCTGGTGTTGTTACTGAGATCCTTGAGTAG